A genomic stretch from Chitinophaga agri includes:
- a CDS encoding glycoside hydrolase family 43 protein produces MVNKISFFSALLVTGIISNGLAQQPAIFLADPTIFADKGKFYLYGTGSNKGFPVYTSDNLATWAPVKGTTDTLALRRGEAFGAGGFWAPQVIARNGRYYMAYTADEHIAIARATSPAGPFKQDSLFALSGTGKQIDPFLFFDDDGKVYLYHVRLQNGNRIFVVEMKPDLSDIIPGTEKECISGTAGWENTAGSDWPVTEGPTVLKYENNYYLIYSANDFRNKDYAVGYATAPSPAGPWTKYEGNPIISRHTIGYNGSGHGDVFTDRKQQMYYVLHTHHDQEKVSPRVTGMLKLAFKRSKSGPSLLVADKTSFRWLKVK; encoded by the coding sequence ATGGTCAATAAAATATCTTTCTTCAGCGCGTTACTGGTGACCGGCATCATATCCAATGGCCTGGCCCAGCAACCCGCTATCTTCCTGGCTGATCCAACGATCTTCGCTGATAAAGGAAAGTTCTATCTCTACGGCACCGGCAGTAATAAAGGTTTTCCTGTATATACATCAGATAACCTGGCCACCTGGGCACCTGTAAAGGGCACCACGGATACCCTTGCACTGAGACGTGGCGAGGCCTTCGGAGCCGGTGGCTTCTGGGCCCCGCAGGTCATTGCCCGCAATGGCCGATACTACATGGCGTATACTGCTGACGAGCACATCGCTATTGCCAGGGCGACGAGTCCGGCGGGGCCTTTCAAACAGGATAGCCTCTTTGCGCTCAGCGGTACGGGCAAGCAGATCGATCCCTTCCTCTTCTTCGATGACGATGGAAAAGTTTACCTCTACCATGTCAGATTACAGAACGGTAACCGGATCTTCGTCGTGGAAATGAAGCCCGACCTCTCTGATATCATTCCCGGTACGGAAAAAGAATGTATATCCGGTACTGCCGGATGGGAGAATACTGCCGGATCGGACTGGCCGGTCACGGAGGGGCCTACGGTACTGAAGTATGAAAATAACTACTACCTTATTTATTCTGCGAATGATTTCCGGAACAAGGATTACGCTGTAGGTTATGCTACTGCCCCATCGCCTGCAGGCCCCTGGACAAAGTATGAAGGCAACCCGATCATCAGCAGGCATACCATCGGGTATAACGGCAGTGGCCATGGGGACGTCTTTACTGATAGGAAACAACAGATGTATTATGTATTACATACACACCATGATCAGGAGAAGGTATCTCCCCGGGTAACGGGTATGCTGAAACTGGCATTTAAACGCTCGAAATCCGGTCCTTCTCTCCTGGTGGCAGATAAGACCTCGTTCCGGTGGCTGAAGGTAAAATAG
- a CDS encoding ABC transporter permease — MLKNYLKIAWRNLSRKKAYSAINITGLAIGITCCILIMMYVQDELSYDRYNTRFDRIYRVTHAYRNAKNADRNVAPSPEEYQVWGNAPTAPALAADFPQIEKIVQFTSPNTFLLEHGDKHFQEEGMVFTDSTVFDVFSWKMLAGNPKQALVAPNSIVLTQSLARKYFGDQNPVGKTLRVENQEAFTVTGMIEDVPANSHLTFQALVSMTTFIKWRPEIFNEWGYIDFYTYFLLAPHTNIKTLAAKIPDYVSRHYPKNNNDLYTIAFEPLSAAYLHSKAQRQPGPTGSLSNVYIFSMIGIFILLIACINFVNLSTARSMERAREVGVRKAVGAYQRGLIYQFLTESILISFAAVLLSVILTTIALPFISEISGKPLNYKLLLSWKITPILAIMPFLLGLLAGTYPAWVLSRFRPVEVLKGQFRSSNKGVALRKGLVVVQFSLSVALIAGTMIVYSQLRHMRSHTLGFRQDQMLVIDYGGDQKVNESVEAIKAALAENPAVQSISASRAVPGDFYPNGTTHIESRSGDMKSETPAMYEIDYDFIPVYEIKMAAGRPYSRNFPVDAEGSLLINEAAMKQYGYSDPQEIVGKRFEQWGRKGTVIGVVKDFNYQSLHKKVEPLAMRMAPYQSLNKLSLRIKTDHLSQTLKALEQRWRTLVPHRPFLYSFLDQSFNKQYKQDARFGELFAAFAALTILIACLGLFGLATYTTEQRVKEIGVRKVMGASVTNIVTLLSSDFVKLVLIAILIATPAIWWAMQEWLQGFAYRVAIQWWMIGIAGVLSVMTALLTVSLLAVKAALMNPVKALRSE, encoded by the coding sequence ATGTTAAAGAACTATCTTAAAATTGCCTGGCGGAACCTGTCCCGGAAGAAGGCCTATTCGGCCATCAACATCACCGGGCTGGCAATTGGCATCACCTGTTGTATCCTGATCATGATGTATGTGCAGGATGAGCTGTCATATGACCGGTACAATACCCGGTTTGACCGGATCTACCGGGTGACACATGCCTACCGGAATGCTAAGAATGCCGACAGGAACGTCGCCCCCTCCCCTGAAGAATACCAGGTATGGGGAAATGCGCCGACTGCTCCTGCCCTGGCGGCCGACTTTCCGCAGATAGAGAAAATAGTGCAGTTCACCAGCCCCAATACCTTCCTGCTGGAGCACGGTGACAAACACTTCCAGGAAGAAGGGATGGTATTCACCGACTCAACTGTCTTTGACGTATTCAGCTGGAAGATGCTGGCCGGCAATCCGAAACAGGCCCTCGTTGCCCCTAACAGCATCGTGCTGACACAAAGTCTGGCCCGGAAATATTTTGGCGATCAGAACCCCGTTGGAAAAACACTGCGCGTAGAAAACCAGGAGGCCTTCACCGTAACGGGTATGATCGAAGACGTACCTGCCAATTCACATCTTACCTTCCAGGCACTGGTCTCCATGACCACCTTCATAAAATGGCGTCCCGAGATCTTTAATGAATGGGGATACATTGACTTCTATACTTATTTCCTGCTGGCTCCTCACACAAATATTAAAACGCTGGCGGCCAAGATTCCCGACTATGTATCCCGTCATTACCCGAAGAACAATAATGATCTTTACACCATCGCTTTTGAGCCTTTATCAGCCGCATACCTGCACTCAAAAGCCCAGCGACAGCCAGGTCCTACGGGTAGTCTGTCGAACGTGTACATCTTTTCAATGATCGGCATCTTCATCCTGCTCATTGCCTGCATCAATTTCGTAAACCTCTCTACTGCCCGCTCCATGGAAAGGGCACGGGAAGTTGGTGTAAGAAAGGCTGTAGGCGCCTATCAGCGGGGCCTGATATACCAGTTCCTCACAGAGTCCATCCTGATCTCATTCGCAGCTGTATTGCTGTCCGTAATACTTACGACTATCGCCCTGCCATTTATCAGTGAAATATCGGGTAAGCCTCTTAACTATAAATTGCTTCTGTCCTGGAAGATCACACCTATACTTGCTATCATGCCCTTCCTCTTAGGATTGCTGGCCGGCACCTATCCGGCCTGGGTATTATCACGGTTCAGGCCTGTAGAAGTACTGAAAGGTCAGTTCCGTTCGTCCAACAAAGGCGTCGCCCTACGTAAGGGATTGGTAGTGGTGCAGTTCAGTTTATCTGTTGCACTGATCGCAGGTACCATGATCGTTTATTCTCAGCTCCGGCATATGCGGTCGCATACACTGGGCTTCCGTCAGGATCAGATGCTGGTGATCGACTATGGTGGCGACCAGAAAGTGAATGAATCAGTAGAAGCCATCAAAGCCGCACTGGCCGAAAACCCTGCGGTACAGTCCATCTCCGCGTCCAGGGCCGTACCAGGCGATTTCTACCCGAATGGCACCACTCATATTGAGTCCCGTAGTGGTGACATGAAAAGTGAAACACCTGCCATGTACGAGATTGACTACGATTTCATCCCGGTATATGAAATAAAAATGGCAGCTGGAAGGCCGTACTCCCGCAACTTCCCTGTTGATGCGGAAGGATCTCTCCTGATCAATGAAGCGGCCATGAAACAATATGGCTATTCAGATCCTCAGGAGATCGTCGGTAAACGTTTTGAACAATGGGGACGCAAAGGAACCGTCATTGGTGTGGTAAAAGATTTTAATTATCAGTCCCTGCACAAAAAAGTGGAGCCACTAGCCATGAGAATGGCGCCTTATCAGTCACTGAATAAGCTATCGCTCCGTATAAAGACAGATCATCTATCCCAGACTTTAAAAGCACTCGAACAGAGATGGCGTACCCTCGTACCACATCGCCCGTTCCTCTATAGCTTCCTGGACCAGTCGTTCAACAAACAGTACAAACAGGACGCCCGCTTCGGAGAACTGTTCGCAGCCTTTGCCGCCCTGACGATCCTGATCGCCTGCCTGGGACTATTCGGATTGGCGACCTACACCACCGAACAGCGGGTAAAAGAGATCGGCGTACGAAAGGTAATGGGCGCCTCTGTCACCAATATCGTTACTTTGCTTTCCTCTGATTTTGTAAAACTCGTACTAATAGCCATTCTCATCGCCACACCGGCAATATGGTGGGCTATGCAGGAATGGTTGCAGGGCTTTGCCTACCGGGTAGCCATACAATGGTGGATGATCGGTATCGCAGGGGTATTGAGCGTCATGACCGCACTGCTGACGGTCAGCCTGCTGGCAGTCAAAGCGGCACTCATGAATCCAGTAAAAGCATTAAGATCAGAATAA
- a CDS encoding VF530 family protein yields the protein METGNTSKDPLHGLTLEKIITHLVESFGWEELGYQIRINCFISDPSIQSSLKFLRKTPWARTKVEDFYKYALRTGKLK from the coding sequence ATGGAAACAGGGAATACATCAAAAGACCCTTTACACGGCCTTACGCTCGAAAAGATCATCACACACCTGGTAGAAAGCTTCGGATGGGAAGAGCTGGGCTACCAGATCAGGATCAACTGCTTTATCAGTGATCCTTCCATACAGTCCAGCCTGAAGTTCCTGCGTAAAACGCCCTGGGCAAGGACCAAAGTAGAAGACTTCTACAAATACGCCTTACGCACAGGTAAACTGAAATAA
- a CDS encoding zinc-dependent alcohol dehydrogenase, with the protein MLAMNYRGPFRVRAEQKPEPEILHPEDAIVRVLRSCICGSDLHLYHGLVPDTRVGSTFGHEFIGIVETVGSGVQKLKTGDKVLVPFNIACGKCAFCKQELFGNCHESNPEATAVGGIYGYSHTAGGFDGGQAEYVRVPYADVGPVVIPEDMHPDDAVLLTDVVPTGYQAAEMGGIKKGDTVVVFGAGPVGIMAAKCAWLFGAGRVIIIDHLEYRLDFARNYAQCEAYNFRSMEDPVLFLKKTTDWFGADVCIDAVGGDAAGNAMQTITGRKMMLQAGSATALHWAINSVKKGGIVSIVGVYGPTDNLIPIGNVVNKGITIRANQASVKRLLPRLIEHIRSGYIDPKAIISHRIPLEEVADAYHMFSAKLDNCIKPILIPPSARQ; encoded by the coding sequence ATGCTCGCTATGAACTACAGAGGCCCTTTCAGGGTCCGTGCTGAACAGAAACCTGAACCGGAAATACTCCATCCGGAAGATGCAATTGTCCGCGTATTACGCTCATGCATTTGCGGATCTGACCTTCACCTGTATCACGGACTCGTGCCGGATACCCGCGTCGGATCAACCTTTGGCCATGAATTTATCGGCATTGTCGAAACCGTTGGATCTGGTGTACAAAAGCTGAAAACAGGAGATAAAGTCCTGGTGCCTTTCAACATCGCCTGCGGCAAATGCGCCTTCTGTAAACAGGAGCTTTTTGGCAATTGCCATGAATCAAATCCTGAGGCAACTGCTGTGGGAGGCATCTATGGATATTCACATACTGCCGGTGGCTTCGATGGCGGACAGGCGGAATATGTGCGCGTTCCGTACGCGGATGTAGGCCCGGTCGTGATACCGGAAGATATGCACCCTGATGACGCAGTATTGCTCACTGATGTAGTCCCGACAGGCTACCAGGCGGCCGAAATGGGCGGCATCAAAAAAGGGGATACCGTCGTTGTGTTCGGCGCAGGGCCTGTTGGTATCATGGCTGCTAAATGCGCCTGGCTATTTGGCGCTGGTAGGGTGATCATTATCGACCATCTTGAATACAGACTCGACTTCGCCCGTAACTATGCGCAATGTGAGGCATACAACTTCCGCTCCATGGAAGATCCTGTGTTATTCCTGAAGAAAACAACGGACTGGTTTGGTGCCGACGTTTGTATAGACGCGGTAGGCGGAGATGCTGCCGGTAATGCCATGCAAACCATCACCGGCAGAAAGATGATGTTACAGGCTGGCTCTGCCACTGCATTACACTGGGCGATCAATTCCGTAAAGAAAGGTGGCATCGTCTCTATTGTGGGTGTGTATGGTCCTACCGATAACCTGATCCCTATTGGCAATGTAGTCAACAAAGGTATTACTATACGCGCCAATCAGGCGTCCGTTAAACGGCTGCTGCCGCGATTGATAGAGCATATCAGGTCAGGTTATATTGACCCGAAAGCGATCATCTCACATCGTATCCCTCTTGAAGAGGTAGCAGATGCCTACCATATGTTCTCTGCCAAACTGGATAATTGTATTAAACCAATTCTTATTCCACCGTCTGCAAGACAATAA
- a CDS encoding FdhF/YdeP family oxidoreductase, with protein MKEEQKTPSAENPVKLLKLELKPAKHWAAGIPAVLAALSDLQEERIAFRGMKALLKMNQRGGFDCPSCAWPDPDDERSPIGEYCENGAKALAEEATGKKLTAEFFAENAVADLASLTDYEIGKKGRLAEPMYMPKGGTHYQPISWQDAFNKIGQHLNALDSPDEAAFYTSGRTSNEASFVYQLFVREFGTNNMPDCSNMCHETSGVALADVIGLGKGSVTLDDFYDTDVIVIIGHNPGTNAPRMMSALEKGKRNGAKVIAINPLPEAGLMGFRNPQQFNGVIGHGVKLADLFLQVKINGDMALLKAIELLLYEAEQRAPGQVFNHDFINENTVGYQAFIQQLSTYQLHELAASAAVPVADIQAAADILRDKKRIIVCWGMGLTQQKNGVDMLKEIVNLLLLKGSIGIRGGGVCPVRGHSNVQGNRTMMIMEKPRQEQLDRLQKVFGFNPPREHGYDVVKTIKAMHEGKVKVFFGMGGNFLSATPDTTFTAAAMRKLKLSVQVSTKLNRGHLVHGEEALILPALSRSDIDMVNGVHQFISTENSMGVVQSSKGMLKPVSDQLLNETHIVCRMAKATLGDRSVVNWDLFENSYDAVRDAIAACIPGFEDYNTKVRQRSGFYLPNGPREGKFKSSISDTRAAFSVTGVPLNQLAADEYAMATTRTHDQFNTTIYGLEDRYRGIRNERRVIFMNPVDMEKAGFAEGDKVDLFNYDDGIERVARLFLVVPYSIPEKDTVTYFPETNVLVSINNTVDESNMPASKRVVIKIRRHQEV; from the coding sequence ATGAAAGAGGAACAGAAAACGCCATCAGCCGAGAATCCTGTAAAGCTGTTAAAACTTGAACTGAAGCCTGCCAAACACTGGGCTGCCGGTATTCCGGCTGTATTAGCAGCGCTCAGTGATCTGCAGGAAGAGCGTATCGCCTTCAGGGGCATGAAAGCATTACTAAAGATGAACCAGCGGGGCGGATTTGACTGTCCCAGCTGTGCATGGCCTGACCCGGATGATGAACGTTCTCCGATAGGGGAATACTGTGAGAATGGCGCCAAGGCACTGGCGGAAGAAGCGACAGGAAAAAAGCTGACAGCCGAATTCTTCGCAGAAAATGCAGTAGCTGATCTGGCCAGTCTGACAGACTATGAAATTGGAAAGAAAGGCCGGCTCGCAGAACCGATGTACATGCCCAAAGGCGGAACGCATTATCAGCCGATCAGCTGGCAGGATGCCTTTAATAAGATCGGACAACATCTGAATGCGCTTGATTCTCCTGATGAAGCGGCGTTCTATACCTCCGGACGTACCAGCAACGAGGCGTCTTTTGTATATCAGTTATTTGTCAGAGAATTTGGTACGAACAACATGCCCGACTGCTCCAATATGTGTCATGAGACTTCAGGTGTTGCCCTGGCCGATGTGATCGGACTGGGAAAAGGATCTGTCACACTTGATGACTTTTATGATACGGATGTTATTGTCATCATAGGTCATAATCCCGGCACAAATGCGCCACGCATGATGAGTGCCCTTGAAAAAGGGAAGCGCAACGGTGCAAAGGTCATTGCTATCAATCCGTTGCCGGAAGCGGGATTGATGGGGTTCCGGAATCCACAACAGTTCAATGGTGTTATCGGACACGGGGTTAAGCTGGCCGACCTGTTCCTGCAGGTGAAGATCAATGGAGATATGGCCTTACTGAAGGCTATTGAACTACTCTTGTATGAAGCAGAACAGAGGGCCCCCGGACAGGTATTTAATCACGATTTTATCAATGAAAATACTGTCGGTTATCAGGCGTTCATTCAGCAGCTCAGCACCTATCAGTTACATGAACTGGCCGCATCCGCCGCTGTACCGGTAGCGGATATACAGGCAGCAGCAGATATTTTGCGTGACAAGAAACGCATCATCGTGTGCTGGGGAATGGGACTGACGCAACAGAAGAACGGTGTGGATATGCTAAAGGAGATCGTCAACCTGTTGTTATTAAAAGGAAGTATCGGCATCAGGGGAGGCGGTGTTTGTCCTGTCCGCGGGCATAGTAACGTACAGGGAAACCGTACCATGATGATCATGGAAAAACCTCGTCAGGAACAGCTGGACCGGCTGCAGAAAGTATTTGGATTTAATCCGCCGCGTGAACATGGATATGATGTAGTGAAAACGATAAAGGCCATGCACGAAGGCAAGGTAAAGGTGTTCTTCGGGATGGGCGGCAATTTCCTGTCAGCTACACCAGATACTACCTTCACAGCAGCTGCCATGAGAAAACTGAAACTGAGTGTACAGGTATCTACCAAATTAAACCGCGGCCACCTGGTACATGGCGAAGAAGCATTGATCCTGCCTGCATTATCCCGTAGTGATATTGACATGGTCAACGGCGTACATCAGTTCATCAGTACCGAGAACTCTATGGGCGTTGTACAATCATCCAAAGGGATGCTGAAACCAGTATCCGATCAGTTGCTCAATGAAACACACATTGTATGCAGAATGGCAAAAGCCACACTGGGAGACCGCTCGGTGGTGAACTGGGACCTGTTTGAAAACAGCTACGACGCCGTAAGAGATGCCATCGCGGCCTGTATTCCCGGGTTTGAAGATTACAACACGAAAGTCAGGCAACGCAGCGGGTTCTATCTTCCCAATGGCCCCAGAGAAGGCAAATTTAAAAGTAGTATTTCCGATACACGTGCCGCCTTTTCAGTAACAGGTGTACCGCTCAACCAGCTTGCGGCAGACGAATATGCCATGGCGACCACACGCACGCACGATCAGTTCAACACAACGATCTATGGGCTTGAAGACCGGTACAGGGGCATCAGGAATGAGCGCCGTGTCATATTCATGAATCCTGTTGATATGGAAAAGGCAGGCTTCGCAGAGGGCGATAAAGTAGATCTTTTCAATTATGATGATGGTATTGAACGGGTGGCCCGACTGTTCCTGGTAGTGCCTTACAGTATACCGGAAAAGGATACCGTCACCTATTTCCCCGAGACGAATGTGCTTGTCTCTATCAATAATACGGTAGACGAAAGTAATATGCCGGCATCAAAACGGGTGGTCATCAAGATCAGAAGACATCAGGAAGTTTAA
- a CDS encoding DEAD/DEAH box helicase, giving the protein MRSEVKAPKPSGLYPYQERDLNILFEKVTNAPKGNRILYQLPTGGGKTVIFSEIAKWYVTCHHRKAIVLTHRVELCDQTAATLKKAGIKTRVINSSVKQVRKKDNYDSYVAMVETLRNRLKDGLFDPSQIGLVIIDEAHHNAFQKLLHKFPDAIVIGVTATPLSSDADLPMKKSYQELVIGESIGNLISQGYLARPVTWRYDVELNSLKTGIYGDFTISSSDELYSSRAMLELLLHAYETHAKNKKTLIFNNGIFTSRNVCKLFEDAGYPVRHLDNRQTAAEREDILRWFKKTKGAILTSVSILTTGFDEPSIQAVILNRATTSLTLYHQMIGRGSRSLPKKKTFNIIDLGNNVERFGEWQAPVDWQLIFDRPEAFMAYVHQQSTREAHVISADLRSDFPNTLQFSFDVQEAWQQALDAGLKPATVIRDAIRQHVVMCIENSDSIAHAMELADKLDQEIQWRVKQYGKCLGKVTKNYTEWLVSDYKSRLKTLIQKIMQRNMARKSRRKAA; this is encoded by the coding sequence ATGAGAAGCGAAGTGAAAGCGCCTAAGCCCTCCGGCTTATACCCCTACCAGGAACGCGACCTTAATATACTATTTGAAAAGGTAACGAATGCCCCTAAAGGCAACAGGATCCTTTACCAGCTGCCTACCGGCGGAGGAAAAACCGTTATTTTCTCTGAAATAGCTAAATGGTATGTCACCTGTCATCACCGTAAGGCGATTGTACTTACGCACCGTGTTGAATTATGTGACCAGACAGCTGCCACGCTGAAGAAAGCTGGTATCAAAACCAGGGTGATCAATAGCAGTGTCAAACAGGTCCGGAAGAAAGATAACTATGACAGCTATGTTGCCATGGTGGAAACACTGCGTAACCGCCTTAAAGACGGCCTGTTCGACCCTTCACAGATCGGTCTGGTGATTATTGATGAGGCACACCATAATGCTTTTCAGAAGCTGCTGCATAAATTTCCTGACGCCATCGTTATCGGTGTCACTGCGACCCCTTTAAGTTCGGATGCCGACCTACCCATGAAGAAGAGCTATCAGGAACTGGTGATTGGCGAAAGCATCGGCAACCTGATCAGCCAGGGGTATCTCGCACGACCTGTCACCTGGCGGTATGATGTGGAACTAAACTCATTGAAGACGGGTATTTATGGTGACTTTACCATCAGCAGTTCCGACGAGTTATATTCTTCCAGAGCAATGCTCGAATTGCTGTTACATGCATATGAAACACACGCAAAAAATAAAAAGACGCTGATCTTCAACAACGGGATATTTACCTCAAGGAATGTCTGCAAACTATTTGAAGATGCAGGCTATCCTGTCAGACATCTCGACAACCGGCAAACTGCCGCGGAACGCGAAGACATTCTCAGATGGTTTAAGAAGACCAAAGGCGCCATTCTCACGTCTGTATCTATCCTGACCACGGGCTTTGATGAGCCATCCATCCAGGCGGTGATCCTGAACCGTGCCACGACTTCACTGACATTATACCATCAGATGATCGGAAGGGGCTCCAGAAGCCTGCCAAAGAAAAAGACCTTCAACATCATCGATCTGGGTAATAATGTTGAACGTTTCGGAGAATGGCAGGCACCCGTAGACTGGCAACTGATATTCGACAGACCGGAAGCATTCATGGCATACGTCCATCAGCAGTCAACCCGTGAGGCACATGTCATATCGGCCGACCTCCGCTCCGACTTTCCCAACACATTACAGTTCTCATTTGATGTGCAGGAAGCCTGGCAGCAGGCACTGGATGCCGGCCTGAAACCTGCCACCGTTATTAGGGACGCTATCAGGCAACACGTCGTGATGTGCATCGAGAACAGTGACTCTATTGCACATGCGATGGAACTGGCTGATAAACTGGACCAGGAAATACAATGGCGCGTAAAACAATACGGCAAATGCCTGGGAAAAGTGACAAAGAACTATACTGAATGGCTGGTATCCGACTATAAATCCAGGCTCAAAACACTTATTCAGAAAATAATGCAAAGAAATATGGCCAGAAAGAGCAGACGCAAAGCTGCATAA
- a CDS encoding SMP-30/gluconolactonase/LRE family protein, which produces MSRIHVIVLINFIAAATGVSVSAQQTNLPAVVAPGAELKKVSGTFAFSEGPAVNKRGDIYFTDQPNDKIWKYDRAGHLSLFMDKTGRSNGLYFDRQGNLIACADEKNELWSIGPGKKVTVLLSEYEGKHLNGPNDLWIDPKGGIYFTDPYYQRDYWERKQPEIPGQKVYYLPKGASRPVIVEDSVVKPNGIVGTPDGKYLYVADIQANKTYRYAIGADGRLTDRQEFVPQGSDGMTLDNEGNLYITGRGVTVYDQTGKKLGNIPVSANWTGNVCFGGKKRNMLFITASEAVYTLQMRVKGVE; this is translated from the coding sequence ATGAGCAGGATCCACGTTATTGTGTTAATTAATTTCATTGCAGCCGCTACCGGAGTAAGCGTATCTGCACAGCAGACAAATCTTCCGGCAGTAGTGGCGCCGGGTGCTGAGTTGAAGAAGGTGTCCGGAACATTTGCTTTCTCAGAAGGGCCCGCAGTTAATAAGCGGGGGGATATTTACTTCACCGACCAGCCGAATGATAAAATATGGAAGTATGACAGGGCAGGTCATTTATCCTTGTTCATGGATAAGACAGGTCGTTCCAACGGGTTGTATTTTGACAGACAGGGGAACCTGATCGCATGCGCAGATGAGAAGAATGAACTATGGTCTATCGGTCCGGGGAAGAAGGTAACGGTGTTACTCAGTGAGTACGAGGGAAAACACCTGAATGGTCCTAATGACCTGTGGATTGATCCGAAGGGAGGTATTTACTTTACAGACCCTTACTATCAACGTGATTACTGGGAGCGTAAGCAGCCGGAGATCCCGGGTCAGAAGGTGTATTATCTGCCTAAAGGCGCCAGCAGGCCGGTGATAGTAGAAGATAGTGTGGTGAAGCCGAATGGTATTGTAGGCACACCAGATGGAAAGTACCTGTATGTTGCCGATATACAGGCGAATAAGACCTATCGGTATGCGATTGGAGCAGATGGTCGCCTGACGGATCGCCAGGAGTTTGTGCCACAGGGCTCTGATGGGATGACACTGGATAACGAGGGGAATCTGTATATCACAGGACGTGGAGTGACGGTATATGACCAGACGGGAAAAAAGTTAGGAAATATACCGGTATCTGCAAACTGGACGGGTAATGTGTGTTTTGGCGGCAAAAAAAGGAACATGCTGTTCATTACCGCTTCGGAAGCCGTATATACCCTGCAGATGAGGGTAAAGGGTGTGGAGTGA
- a CDS encoding toxin-antitoxin system YwqK family antitoxin → MRPPYYTPLQTMYRGPLAEGRELMTGVWTYYYPSGSIYAQGEYGIGAFMDCQSGGPARTYYNYKIGPWTYWYENGKLLTRGNYVPGRATWRNSCGTDTVLQSAVNHSWKFYDSTGNDMPEVDRSIIDKINTRHEGTLYLYILRAPELSAGTRE, encoded by the coding sequence ATGCGACCTCCGTATTACACGCCACTTCAAACGATGTATCGGGGCCCACTTGCGGAAGGGCGGGAATTAATGACGGGCGTCTGGACGTATTATTACCCCTCGGGTAGCATTTATGCGCAGGGGGAATACGGGATAGGTGCGTTTATGGATTGTCAGTCAGGAGGGCCTGCGAGGACCTACTATAATTATAAGATAGGTCCGTGGACATATTGGTATGAGAACGGAAAATTACTGACCAGAGGAAACTATGTTCCCGGCAGGGCTACATGGAGGAATTCCTGTGGAACTGATACGGTGTTACAGTCGGCGGTGAATCATTCATGGAAGTTCTATGATAGTACGGGTAATGACATGCCGGAGGTAGACAGGAGTATCATCGACAAGATCAATACCCGCCATGAAGGCACGCTTTATTTATATATACTAAGAGCGCCGGAGTTATCAGCCGGGACACGGGAGTAG